The following proteins are co-located in the Desulfobacterales bacterium genome:
- a CDS encoding thioredoxin family protein — protein MEIKVLGPGCPKCQQTATIVKEVLDELGINANIEKITNFAVKPLPLGMGM, from the coding sequence ATGGAAATTAAAGTATTAGGACCTGGATGCCCAAAATGTCAACAAACAGCTACGATTGTTAAAGAAGTTTTAGATGAGCTTGGAATTAACGCTAATATTGAAAAAATTACAAACTTCGCCGTAAAGCCCCTGCCTTTAGGCATG